CGCGTTCATCGTGACCCGCCCAGCAGATCGGCGAGAACGATCCCCTCGGCGCGGATCTCGACATCCCCGCGGGCGAGGCGCGGATCGGGCTGCAGCCGCGCCGCGGCCAGCAGCTCCGACGTGCCGAGATGCGGCGTCATCGCGGCCAGATCGTCGGGGTTCAGCCGAAGGGCGACCTGGCGCAGGCCCTGCGACACGCGGTCGGCCAGCGCCTCGATCCGCGCCACGAAGGTCTCGGGGTGGTCGTCGATGGCAAGCCCCGCCCGCTGGGCGGCAAGCGCGCGCACCGCCTGGTCGATCGCCTCGGCAAGCCGGGCGGTGTCCGCGGCCGCGGGCGAGGCGAGCCGCGCCACCGCGGCCTCGAAGGCGGCACGCGCCGTGGCGAGCGCCGCCTGCGCCTCGGCCCGTCCGGCCAGGTTGCCTTCGGCAAGGCCCGCGGCATGCCCCTCGCGCCAGCCTTCGGCATGGCCCGCCGCGTGCCCCTCGGCCCGCGCAGCCTCCAGGGCCTGCGGGTCCGGCGCCTGAGGCAGCGCCTGCACCTCGGCCGGGTCCGGCTCCGGCAGCAGGATGGCATCCGCCTCGGATGCGATGCCCCGGACGAGACCGGCAAGCGGGGTCGCGCGGAACGGCGTGGCCGGGTCGGGCAGTGAAAGCGGCGTGCGGCCGAATCCGCGCGCGGCAGAGTCGCGGATCATCGCCAGCACGTCCTCGGGACCGATGGGGCTTTGTGCGTTCATGCCTTACACCATCTGTTCGCCGCCGCGGCCGGCGAGGACGATCGTGCCCTCGTCCGACAGCTGCCGGGCCACCGCGATGATCTGCTTCTGGGCCGCCTGCACGTCGGTCAGCCGCACCGGACCCATCGCATCCATCTCGTCGCGGAGGTTGGCGGCCGCGCGGGTGGACATGCAGCCCAGGATCTTCGCCCGCAGCAACTCGTCCGCGCCCTTCAGCGCCAGCACCAGCACGTCGTTCTCGACCGAGCGCAGCAGCGTCTGAAGCGAGCGGTCGTCGGACTTGATGAGGTTGTCGAACACGAACATGTTGTCCTGGATCGACTGCATCAGGTCCTTGTCGTCCTTGCGGATGTCGCGCAGGATCCGCGCCTCGGTCGCGGTGCGGGTGAAGTTCATGATCTTCGCCGCCGCCTTCACGCCGCCGATCTGGCTCGCGCGCATGGTGGTCGAGGCCTTGAACTTGCGCTGCATGACCTGTTCCAGATCGGCCAGCGCCTCGGGCTGAACGGTGTTCAGCGAGGCGATGCGCTGGATTACCTCGGGCTGCACCTCCTCGGGCAGAAGCGTCAGCACCTGCGCCGCCAGCGCATGGTCGAGGCAGGCGATGGTCAGCGCCATGATCTGGGGATGCTCGTCCACCAGAAGCTCGGCGATCGAAGGCGCATCCATCCAATCGAGGATTTCCAGCGGCCGCTCGCTGGATGACTGGCCGATGCGCGAGATCACCGTCTCGGCCTTGTCCTCGCCGAAGGCGGCCGAGAGCACGTTGCGGATATAGCCCGCCGCGCCGAACCCAAGGCCGGTCTGCCGGCGCAGCGTTTCGAGGAAATCCTCGAGCACAAGCGAAAGCGTGTCCTGATCGACGCCCCGCACCGTATACATCGCGGCGCCCAGATGCTGCACCTCGCGCGGGGAAAGGTTGCGCATGATCTGCGCAGCGGTGGCCTCGCCGAACAGCATCAGCAGGATCGCGGCCTTCTGCGTGCCCGACAGCGTCTTGAAGTTGGAGGCGGCGGCTTTGCTCATCTCAGTTCACGGTGTCGAGTTCCGAGGCGATCATCTGGCGGAACGTCGTGGCAATCCGGCCCGCGTCCTCCTCGACCAGCTTGCGGATCACCAGGATCTGCTCCTCGTGGCTTTTGGCGGCGTCGAGCATGTTCTTGGTCAGCGCGCCCTGCCGGGCCTTGAGCCGGGCGCGCACGTCATCGAGGCTTTCGCCTTCGCCAACCTCGACCGCGGCTTCGTCGGGCGTGAGGCCTTGGGTGCCGGCGGCGGCCGGCGCCGGCAGCAGCACGCGGTTCAGGATCGGGCGCACGACGCCAAGGGCGACCACGGCCAGCGCCGCCAGCAGGAACACCTGCCGCGCGACATCCGCGACCCAGGGCTGCGAGGTCCAGCCCGCGGGCTCGGTCGCGATCGTGTCGAGGAAGGGCTGGGCGGTGATCGTCACCGCATCGCCGCGGCCCTCGTCGAAGCCGATGGCCGAGCGGGTCAGCCGTTCCAGGTCCGCCTTCAGCGCATCGGGCAGAAGCGGGGGCGGCGGGGCCTCAGGGTCCTCGGCCGCGGGCTGCGGCTGTGCGCGCACCAGGACCGCCGCGCTGATGCGCATGATGCGGGCGGTGGCGGGCTGGGTGGTCTCGACCTTGCGGCTGATCTCGAAGTTGCGGGTCGATCCGGTGGAGCGGCTGCGAAGCGCGGGCTGCGCCGCCTCAGGCGCCTTCGCCGGAGCCTCGGGCGACAGCTGCGCCTCGGCCGGCGGCGTGTTCGACACCGCGCCGGGGATGCCCTTGGCCTGCGGGTCGGCGCTTTCCTCGACCTGGCTCTGTTCCGACAGCAGCGCCGAACGCTCGGGGTCGACCTGTTCCTCGCGGATCTCCTGCCGGGTGAAGTCCATGTCGATCGTCACCTGCACGGCGAGGTTGCCGGGCCCCGCGATCGGCGTCAGCAGGCTTTCGATGCGGTTGCGGTAGAGCGTCTCCATCTGGACGCGGTGCTGGAGCTGGCGGTCGTTGACCAGCGCGCCGGGATCGTCGGATCCGCGCGACAGAAGGCGCCCCATCTGGTCCACCACCGTCACGTCCTGCCGCGCCATGCCCGGCACCGAGGAGGAGACGAGGTTCACGATCGCCTCGACCTGCGCGCCGTCAAGCGCGCGCCCGGGCGCCACCTGCAGGAAGACGCTGGCCCGCGGCGGTTGGCTGTCGCGCAGGAAGGCCGACCGCTCCGGCAGCGCCAGATGCACCCGCGCTGCCGAAACCGCCGCGATCTCGGTGATCGAGCGGGCAAGGTCCAGCTCCTGCGCCTGCCGGAGCCGCGCGGTCTCGACCGATTTCGAGGTGCCCATCGGCAGGTTGTCCAGCATGACCCCGCCATCGGGCAGGCCCTGCGGCAGGCCCTGCGACGCCAGCAGCATCCGCGCGCGGTGATAGTCGGCCTTGGGCACCGCGATGTCGCCGGTGCGGGCATCGACCACCGCGTCGATCCCGCCGCCGGTCAGCGTGTCGATCACGCGCGCCTTCTCGGCCTCGGGCAGGCCGGGATAAAGCGTCATCCGGGCGGGCTCGCGCATCAGGAACCAGCCGGCGAGCGCCATGGCGGTGATCGACAGGATCACGATGGCGGGCAGGGCGCGGCGCAGGCCCGGCTGGTCGGCAAAGCGCTGCACCTGGGTCAGCGCACCGCGGACCTGCGCCACCAGCGCGTTTTCCGGGCCGCGAACCGCCGGAGGGGTGGGAGAGAGGGCCATCTGTCGGTCTCCCCGGTGCTCAGACCGGCATGTTCATGATGTCGCGGTAGGCGCCGAGCGCCTTGTTCCGCACGTTCAGCGCCAGCTGGAACCCGAGCGACGAGACCTGCTGGCTGATCATCACCTCGGCGAGGTTCGAGCTCTGGCCGGTCTCGAAGGCCGCGGCCTTGTCGCCCGCTTCGGCCTGCGCCTTGGCCAGATCCTGGATCGCGCCGCCAAGGCGTTCGCTGAAGGCGGGGGCCTGTGTCTTCTCGGTCGAAGTGACGGGCTCGGGGCGCTGGGTAGCGGTGGGCCCGTACAGCGCCACCAGCGGCGAGGCGCCGGAGATGCCGTTGATGCTCATGGGTCGGACCTCGTCAGACGGCGGCGAGGTGCAGCGGGCGCACCGGCAGCACCGGGACCGCGTCGATCACGATGTCCGCCGGGGTGATGCGGCCGCCCTCGTGCAGCACCAGCGCGCGCTGGATCACGTTCTCCAGTTCGCGGACGTTGCCGGGCCAGTCATGCGCCAGAAGCGTGTCGAAGGCCTCGGGGGTGATGGTGGGCAGGGCGATGTCGGCCGGGCAGTGCCGGCGCAGAAGCGCCACGGCCAGCGCCGGGATGTCGTCCTCGCGTTCGCAGAGCGGCTTGGTCGCCAGCGGGAAAACGTTCAGGCGATACCACAGATCCTCGCGGAAGCGGCGGGCACGGACCTCGTCGGGCATGTGGCGGTTCGAGGTGGCGATGATGCGCACGTCCACCGGCACCTCGGTCTGGCTGCCGAGCGGCGTCACGCGACGCTCCTGCAGCACGCGCAGGAGCTTCGACTGCAGGCCCATCGGCATTTCCGACACCTCGTCCAGCAGCAGCGTGCCGCCTTCGGCCGCGCGGATGATGCCCTTGTTGGCGCCCGAGGCGCCGGTGAAGGCGCCCTTCTCGTGGCCGAACAGCATGGCTTCCAGCATGTTCTCGGGGATGGCGGCGCAGTTGATCGCGATGAAGGGCGCTCCGGCGCGGCGGCTCGCCTCGTGGACCTTGCGCGCCAGCACCTCCTTGCCCGAGCCGGTCGGGCCGTTCACGAAGACGGTGACGTCGGTGCGGGCCACGCGGGCGGCGAGGTCGATCAGCGCGCCGGTGGCCGCATCGGCCGCCACCATCGCCGAGACCTGCGAAGCCAGAAGGTCCGCCAGCGTCAGCAGGGCCGCGTCGCGATGGGCGGGCTGGCCGGCAGCGGGCGGCAGGGCCACGCGCAGCAGCCGTCCGCCCATCTCGGCCGCGATCGCCAGCGTGGCGGCGCCTTCCTCGACGATCACGACCGAGCGCGCGCCCGCGGCACGGGCCGCCGAGGTGACGGCCGGGGTGCCCCCCAGCGCGGCCTCGTGCCGGGCCGAGCATACAAAGACCGCCACGCCCGCCGCGGACGCGCCGACAGGCTGAAGCCGCACGCGGCGCCGCGCGAGAAGCCCCGCGACGGCGGCTGCGGCGGCAAACTCGGTCTCGATGATCTGGATGTCGGCCATGGCTGCCCCTCGACGTTTCTTGCCTCTTGCCGGACAGGAGGCAGGAGTCGTGCCAGATCGCGCAGGTGCCCGCGAAAAATTTTGCGGGCCTGCTAAAACGGCCCGCGGGCGGGTCGATAGAGCATCCCAGACCGGGTCTCGCGGCCCTCCACCCGCCCATGCGCGTCGAAGATCCGTCGGGGCCCGCCCGGACACGAGGGCTGCACGGCTTTCCGACAGCACTTTCGGCTCGGGGTGGATGACCGCCCGGACGCCGGCCCGACTTTCGCCGCGGCGATACCTGCCGAAGGCTGTGTCGCTGCGGGTGCGCCCATACGAAAGGTTGGGGCGGTTCCATCCGTCAGACGGCTCACATTCCTGCCGTTCGGGTCGTTCTGCGTCGGACGGAACAGAAGAATGCGGGGCCAGAGCGTCATGCTGTCAAAAACGTACCATCTCAAATTCCCGAGTCTCGACGCGGCCCAGATCGCGGTCCCGTTCGTGATCGAGGCGCTCGGGAACGCCATCCCAACCTGCAACCTGAGCGGCCTGAACGTGCTGATCTCCAAGGAAGGCGACGTGTCGATCAACGTCTTCTTCCCGGCGATCGGCGAGCTGAAGAACTTCGAGAAGAAGCACGGCGGCTTCCTCGACACGATGAAGAAGACCTTCCTGTTCAAGTCCACCGGATTTGACGGCGTCTGCATCTTCAACTTCGACCGGAACGAGGAGGCCGCCTGAGCGCGCGTCCCGCGACAGGCATTCGCCATGATCCATCCGGTCTCCGTCATCCTTCCGTGCAGCAGGGCCCAGGCCCCGCACCCCGGCGCCCCACGGGGTGATGGGCCATGAGCGCGGCGACCGATACCGGGCCCGACGGCGGGCTGATGCGCGTTTCGTCCCAGAAGATCAGTCGCCTGATGGATCTGGTGGGGGAACTGTCGCTGTCGGTCTCCGAGACCGTCCATTCGCCCGATCTGGAAGGGCTGGAGTTGGCCGCCTTCGACGCCGCCGTGCACCGCCTGACGATGATCGTGCGCGAGGTGCAGGATGCGGCGACCGAGCTGCGTCTGGTGCCGGTCGACGAGGTCTTCAAGCGCCTGCGCCGCATGGTGCGCGAGCTGGAACGCCAGACCGGCAAGTCGATCGAGATGGTGCTCGAGGGCGAGGATACCGCCATCGACAAGCTGGTGGCCGATCAGCTCTACGACCCGCTCCTGCATGTGGTGCGGAACTCGGCCGACCACGGGCTCGAGACGCCCGACGAGCGGCGCGCCGCCGGCAAGCCCGAAACCGGGCGGATCACGCTTTCCGCCGCCCAGATCGGCAGCGAGGTGCGCATCACCGTGGCCGATGACGGCCGGGGTCTCTCGCGCGACAAGATCCTGAAGCGGGCGCGCGAGCGCGGCCTGTTCGGCCCCGACGAGGAACCCGACCCCGCGACGCTCTGGAAGGTGATCTTCCAGCCCGGTTTCTCGACGGCCGAGACGGTGACGAACCTGTCGGGGCGTGGCGTCGGCATGGACGTGTTGAACGCCACGATGACGGCACTGCGCGGCCGGATCGGCGTGGACAGCCGCGCGGGGCAGGGCAGCGAGGTTTCGCTGCACATCCCGGTCTCGCTTGCCTTCCTCGACTGCATCATCCTGCGCCTGGGCGCACGCCTCTATGCCCTGCCCATCGACGTCGTGTCCGAGATCGTCCAGCCGTCCGCGCCGGACATCATGGGCATCGGCGCCGCGGGCGGGACCGAGATGCTGCGCCTGCGCGGCCGCTGGATCCCGGTCTGCCGGCTGGAGCGGTTCTACGACGAGGCCGGGGCCGATCTGCGCCCGCTGCCCGCGATGGTGCTGGCCGTGGTGGCGACCGCCGACGGACCCATCGCCCTGCCGGTGGACGAGGTGATCGAC
This portion of the Rhodobacter sp. CZR27 genome encodes:
- the fliF gene encoding flagellar basal-body MS-ring/collar protein FliF, producing the protein MALSPTPPAVRGPENALVAQVRGALTQVQRFADQPGLRRALPAIVILSITAMALAGWFLMREPARMTLYPGLPEAEKARVIDTLTGGGIDAVVDARTGDIAVPKADYHRARMLLASQGLPQGLPDGGVMLDNLPMGTSKSVETARLRQAQELDLARSITEIAAVSAARVHLALPERSAFLRDSQPPRASVFLQVAPGRALDGAQVEAIVNLVSSSVPGMARQDVTVVDQMGRLLSRGSDDPGALVNDRQLQHRVQMETLYRNRIESLLTPIAGPGNLAVQVTIDMDFTRQEIREEQVDPERSALLSEQSQVEESADPQAKGIPGAVSNTPPAEAQLSPEAPAKAPEAAQPALRSRSTGSTRNFEISRKVETTQPATARIMRISAAVLVRAQPQPAAEDPEAPPPPLLPDALKADLERLTRSAIGFDEGRGDAVTITAQPFLDTIATEPAGWTSQPWVADVARQVFLLAALAVVALGVVRPILNRVLLPAPAAAGTQGLTPDEAAVEVGEGESLDDVRARLKARQGALTKNMLDAAKSHEEQILVIRKLVEEDAGRIATTFRQMIASELDTVN
- the fliG gene encoding flagellar motor switch protein FliG — translated: MSKAAASNFKTLSGTQKAAILLMLFGEATAAQIMRNLSPREVQHLGAAMYTVRGVDQDTLSLVLEDFLETLRRQTGLGFGAAGYIRNVLSAAFGEDKAETVISRIGQSSSERPLEILDWMDAPSIAELLVDEHPQIMALTIACLDHALAAQVLTLLPEEVQPEVIQRIASLNTVQPEALADLEQVMQRKFKASTTMRASQIGGVKAAAKIMNFTRTATEARILRDIRKDDKDLMQSIQDNMFVFDNLIKSDDRSLQTLLRSVENDVLVLALKGADELLRAKILGCMSTRAAANLRDEMDAMGPVRLTDVQAAQKQIIAVARQLSDEGTIVLAGRGGEQMV
- a CDS encoding sigma 54-interacting transcriptional regulator, whose translation is MADIQIIETEFAAAAAVAGLLARRRVRLQPVGASAAGVAVFVCSARHEAALGGTPAVTSAARAAGARSVVIVEEGAATLAIAAEMGGRLLRVALPPAAGQPAHRDAALLTLADLLASQVSAMVAADAATGALIDLAARVARTDVTVFVNGPTGSGKEVLARKVHEASRRAGAPFIAINCAAIPENMLEAMLFGHEKGAFTGASGANKGIIRAAEGGTLLLDEVSEMPMGLQSKLLRVLQERRVTPLGSQTEVPVDVRIIATSNRHMPDEVRARRFREDLWYRLNVFPLATKPLCEREDDIPALAVALLRRHCPADIALPTITPEAFDTLLAHDWPGNVRELENVIQRALVLHEGGRITPADIVIDAVPVLPVRPLHLAAV
- a CDS encoding chemotaxis protein CheA, with the protein product MSAATDTGPDGGLMRVSSQKISRLMDLVGELSLSVSETVHSPDLEGLELAAFDAAVHRLTMIVREVQDAATELRLVPVDEVFKRLRRMVRELERQTGKSIEMVLEGEDTAIDKLVADQLYDPLLHVVRNSADHGLETPDERRAAGKPETGRITLSAAQIGSEVRITVADDGRGLSRDKILKRARERGLFGPDEEPDPATLWKVIFQPGFSTAETVTNLSGRGVGMDVLNATMTALRGRIGVDSRAGQGSEVSLHIPVSLAFLDCIILRLGARLYALPIDVVSEIVQPSAPDIMGIGAAGGTEMLRLRGRWIPVCRLERFYDEAGADLRPLPAMVLAVVATADGPIALPVDEVIDRQQVVMKPLAGRLARVRASWGCALLGTGEVALVLDCNRLHGGAAA
- the fliE gene encoding flagellar hook-basal body complex protein FliE, whose product is MSINGISGASPLVALYGPTATQRPEPVTSTEKTQAPAFSERLGGAIQDLAKAQAEAGDKAAAFETGQSSNLAEVMISQQVSSLGFQLALNVRNKALGAYRDIMNMPV
- a CDS encoding FliH/SctL family protein produces the protein MNAQSPIGPEDVLAMIRDSAARGFGRTPLSLPDPATPFRATPLAGLVRGIASEADAILLPEPDPAEVQALPQAPDPQALEAARAEGHAAGHAEGWREGHAAGLAEGNLAGRAEAQAALATARAAFEAAVARLASPAAADTARLAEAIDQAVRALAAQRAGLAIDDHPETFVARIEALADRVSQGLRQVALRLNPDDLAAMTPHLGTSELLAAARLQPDPRLARGDVEIRAEGIVLADLLGGSR